In a genomic window of Urocitellus parryii isolate mUroPar1 chromosome 2, mUroPar1.hap1, whole genome shotgun sequence:
- the Zic2 gene encoding zinc finger protein ZIC 2 isoform X1 — MLLDAGPQFPAIGVGSFARHHHHSAAAAAAAAAEMQDRELSLAAAQNGFVDSAAAHMGAFKLNPGAHELSPGQSSAFTSQGPGAYPGSAAAAAAAAALGPHAAHVGSYSGPPFNSTRDFLFRSRGFGDSAPGGGQHGLFGPGAGGLHHAHSDAQGHLLFPGLPEQHGPHSSQNVLNGQMRLGLPGEVFGRSEQYRQVASPRTDPYSAAQLHNQYGPMNMNMGMNMAAAAAHHHHHHHHPGAFFRYMRQQCIKQELICKWIDPEQLSNPKKSCNKTFSTMHELVTHVSVEHVGGPEQSNHVCFWEECPREGKPFKAKYKLVNHIRVHTGEKPFPCPFPGCGKVFARSENLKIHKRTHTGEKPFQCEFEGCDRRFANSSDRKKHMHVHTSDKPYLCKMCDKSYTHPSSLRKHMKVHESSPQGSESSPAASSGYESSTPPGLVSPSSEPQSSSNLSPAAAAAAAAAAAAAAVSAVHRSGGSGSGGSGGGSGGGSGGGGGGAGGGGGGSSGGGSATAGGHSGLSSNFNEWYV; from the exons ATGCTTCTGGACGCGGGGCCGCAGTTCCCGGCCATCGGGGTGGGCAGCTTTGCGCGCCACCATCACCATTCGGCAGCCGCGGCAGCCGCGGCGGCCGCGGAGATGCAAGACCGTGaactgagcctggctgcagcgcAGAATGGCTTCGTAGACTCGGCCGCTGCGCACATGGGAGCCTTTAAGCTCAACCCGGGCGCACACGAGCTGTCCCCTGGCCAGAGCTCGGCGTTCACGTCGCAGGGCCCCGGCGCCTACCCTGGCTCCGCGGCGgccgccgccgcagccgccgcGCTCGGGCCCCACGCTGCGCATGTTGGCTCTTACTCCGGGCCTCCCTTCAACTCCACTCGGGACTTCCTGTTCCGCAGCCGCGGCTTCGGGGACTCGGCGCCGGGCGGAGGGCAGCATGGGCTATTCGGGCCGGGTGCGGGTGGCCTTCATCACGCGCACTCGGACGCGCAGGGCCACCTCCTCTTCCCTGGCCTCCCGGAGCAGCATGGGCCGCACAGCTCGCAGAATGTGCTCAATGGGCAGATGCGCCTCGGGCTGCCTGGAGAAGTGTTCGGGCGCTCGGAGCAATATCGCCAGGTGGCCAGCCCGCGGACCGACCCGTACTCGGCGGCGCAGCTCCACAATCAGTACGGCCCCATGAATATGAACATGGGTATGAACATGGCAGCGGCCGcggcccaccaccaccaccaccaccaccaccccggtGCCTTTTTCCGCTACATGCGGCAGCAGTGCATCAAGCAGGAGCTCATCTGCAAGTGGATCGACCCCGAACAGCTCAGCAACCCCAAGAAGAGCTGCAACAAAACTTTCAGCACCATGCACGAGCTGGTGACCCACGTCTCGGTGGAGCATGTCGGAGGCCCGGAACAGAGCAACCATGTCTGCTTCTGGGAGGAGTGTCCTCGCGAAGGCAAGCCCTTCAAGGCCAAATACAAACTGGTCAACCACATCCGCGTGCATACAGGCGAGAAACCCTTTCCCTGCCCCTTCCCGGGCTGCGGCAAGGTCTTCGCGCGCTCCGAGAACCTCAAGATCCACAAAAGGACCCACACAG GGGAGAAGCCTTTCCAGTGTGAGTTTGAGGGCTGCGACCGGCGCTTTGCCAACAGTAGCGACCGGAAGAAGCACATGCACGTCCACACCTCCGATAAGCCCTATCTCTGCAAGATGTGTGACAAGTCCTACACGCACCCCAGTTCCCTGCGGAAGCACATGAAG GTCCATGAGTCCTCCCCTCAGGGCTCCGAGTCCTCCCCGGCCGCCAGCTCGGGCTACGAGTCCTCCACGCCCCCGGGGCTGGTGTCCCCCAGCTCCGAGCCGCAGAGCAGCTCCAATCTGTctcccgcggcggcggcggcggcggcggcagcggcggcggcggccgcggtGTCCGCCGTGCACCGGAGCGGAGGCTCGGGCAGCGGCGGCTCGGGAGGCGGCTCCGGCGGCGGCAGCGGTGGGGGCGGCGGCGGGGcgggcggcgggggcggcggcAGCTCTGGTGGGGGCAGTGCGACGGCCGGGGGCCACAGCGGCCTCTCCTCCAACTTCAATGAATGGTACGTGTGA
- the Zic2 gene encoding zinc finger protein ZIC 2 isoform X2 produces the protein MLLDAGPQFPAIGVGSFARHHHHSAAAAAAAAAEMQDRELSLAAAQNGFVDSAAAHMGAFKLNPGAHELSPGQSSAFTSQGPGAYPGSAAAAAAAAALGPHAAHVGSYSGPPFNSTRDFLFRSRGFGDSAPGGGQHGLFGPGAGGLHHAHSDAQGHLLFPGLPEQHGPHSSQNVLNGQMRLGLPGEVFGRSEQYRQVASPRTDPYSAAQLHNQYGPMNMNMGMNMAAAAAHHHHHHHHPGAFFRYMRQQCIKQELICKWIDPEQLSNPKKSCNKTFSTMHELVTHVSVEHVGGPEQSNHVCFWEECPREGKPFKAKYKLVNHIRVHTGEKPFPCPFPGCGKVFARSENLKIHKRTHTGEKPFQCEFEGCDRRFANSSDRKKHMHVHTSDKPYLCKMCDKSYTHPSSLRKHMKVHESSPQGSESSPAASSGYESSTPPGLVSPSSEPQSSSNLSPAAAAAAAAAAAAAAVGLSSNFNEWYV, from the exons ATGCTTCTGGACGCGGGGCCGCAGTTCCCGGCCATCGGGGTGGGCAGCTTTGCGCGCCACCATCACCATTCGGCAGCCGCGGCAGCCGCGGCGGCCGCGGAGATGCAAGACCGTGaactgagcctggctgcagcgcAGAATGGCTTCGTAGACTCGGCCGCTGCGCACATGGGAGCCTTTAAGCTCAACCCGGGCGCACACGAGCTGTCCCCTGGCCAGAGCTCGGCGTTCACGTCGCAGGGCCCCGGCGCCTACCCTGGCTCCGCGGCGgccgccgccgcagccgccgcGCTCGGGCCCCACGCTGCGCATGTTGGCTCTTACTCCGGGCCTCCCTTCAACTCCACTCGGGACTTCCTGTTCCGCAGCCGCGGCTTCGGGGACTCGGCGCCGGGCGGAGGGCAGCATGGGCTATTCGGGCCGGGTGCGGGTGGCCTTCATCACGCGCACTCGGACGCGCAGGGCCACCTCCTCTTCCCTGGCCTCCCGGAGCAGCATGGGCCGCACAGCTCGCAGAATGTGCTCAATGGGCAGATGCGCCTCGGGCTGCCTGGAGAAGTGTTCGGGCGCTCGGAGCAATATCGCCAGGTGGCCAGCCCGCGGACCGACCCGTACTCGGCGGCGCAGCTCCACAATCAGTACGGCCCCATGAATATGAACATGGGTATGAACATGGCAGCGGCCGcggcccaccaccaccaccaccaccaccaccccggtGCCTTTTTCCGCTACATGCGGCAGCAGTGCATCAAGCAGGAGCTCATCTGCAAGTGGATCGACCCCGAACAGCTCAGCAACCCCAAGAAGAGCTGCAACAAAACTTTCAGCACCATGCACGAGCTGGTGACCCACGTCTCGGTGGAGCATGTCGGAGGCCCGGAACAGAGCAACCATGTCTGCTTCTGGGAGGAGTGTCCTCGCGAAGGCAAGCCCTTCAAGGCCAAATACAAACTGGTCAACCACATCCGCGTGCATACAGGCGAGAAACCCTTTCCCTGCCCCTTCCCGGGCTGCGGCAAGGTCTTCGCGCGCTCCGAGAACCTCAAGATCCACAAAAGGACCCACACAG GGGAGAAGCCTTTCCAGTGTGAGTTTGAGGGCTGCGACCGGCGCTTTGCCAACAGTAGCGACCGGAAGAAGCACATGCACGTCCACACCTCCGATAAGCCCTATCTCTGCAAGATGTGTGACAAGTCCTACACGCACCCCAGTTCCCTGCGGAAGCACATGAAG GTCCATGAGTCCTCCCCTCAGGGCTCCGAGTCCTCCCCGGCCGCCAGCTCGGGCTACGAGTCCTCCACGCCCCCGGGGCTGGTGTCCCCCAGCTCCGAGCCGCAGAGCAGCTCCAATCTGTctcccgcggcggcggcggcggcggcggcagcggcggcggcggccgcggt CGGCCTCTCCTCCAACTTCAATGAATGGTACGTGTGA
- the Zic2 gene encoding zinc finger protein ZIC 2 isoform X3 — MLLDAGPQFPAIGVGSFARHHHHSAAAAAAAAAEMQDRELSLAAAQNGFVDSAAAHMGAFKLNPGAHELSPGQSSAFTSQGPGAYPGSAAAAAAAAALGPHAAHVGSYSGPPFNSTRDFLFRSRGFGDSAPGGGQHGLFGPGAGGLHHAHSDAQGHLLFPGLPEQHGPHSSQNVLNGQMRLGLPGEVFGRSEQYRQVASPRTDPYSAAQLHNQYGPMNMNMGMNMAAAAAHHHHHHHHPGAFFRYMRQQCIKQELICKWIDPEQLSNPKKSCNKTFSTMHELVTHVSVEHVGGPEQSNHVCFWEECPREGKPFKAKYKLVNHIRVHTGEKPFPCPFPGCGKVFARSENLKIHKRTHTGEKPFQCEFEGCDRRFANSSDRKKHMHVHTSDKPYLCKMCDKSYTHPSSLRKHMKVHESSPQGSESSPAASSGYESSTPPGLVSPSSEPQSSSNLSPAAAAAAAAAGHSGLSSNFNEWYV, encoded by the exons ATGCTTCTGGACGCGGGGCCGCAGTTCCCGGCCATCGGGGTGGGCAGCTTTGCGCGCCACCATCACCATTCGGCAGCCGCGGCAGCCGCGGCGGCCGCGGAGATGCAAGACCGTGaactgagcctggctgcagcgcAGAATGGCTTCGTAGACTCGGCCGCTGCGCACATGGGAGCCTTTAAGCTCAACCCGGGCGCACACGAGCTGTCCCCTGGCCAGAGCTCGGCGTTCACGTCGCAGGGCCCCGGCGCCTACCCTGGCTCCGCGGCGgccgccgccgcagccgccgcGCTCGGGCCCCACGCTGCGCATGTTGGCTCTTACTCCGGGCCTCCCTTCAACTCCACTCGGGACTTCCTGTTCCGCAGCCGCGGCTTCGGGGACTCGGCGCCGGGCGGAGGGCAGCATGGGCTATTCGGGCCGGGTGCGGGTGGCCTTCATCACGCGCACTCGGACGCGCAGGGCCACCTCCTCTTCCCTGGCCTCCCGGAGCAGCATGGGCCGCACAGCTCGCAGAATGTGCTCAATGGGCAGATGCGCCTCGGGCTGCCTGGAGAAGTGTTCGGGCGCTCGGAGCAATATCGCCAGGTGGCCAGCCCGCGGACCGACCCGTACTCGGCGGCGCAGCTCCACAATCAGTACGGCCCCATGAATATGAACATGGGTATGAACATGGCAGCGGCCGcggcccaccaccaccaccaccaccaccaccccggtGCCTTTTTCCGCTACATGCGGCAGCAGTGCATCAAGCAGGAGCTCATCTGCAAGTGGATCGACCCCGAACAGCTCAGCAACCCCAAGAAGAGCTGCAACAAAACTTTCAGCACCATGCACGAGCTGGTGACCCACGTCTCGGTGGAGCATGTCGGAGGCCCGGAACAGAGCAACCATGTCTGCTTCTGGGAGGAGTGTCCTCGCGAAGGCAAGCCCTTCAAGGCCAAATACAAACTGGTCAACCACATCCGCGTGCATACAGGCGAGAAACCCTTTCCCTGCCCCTTCCCGGGCTGCGGCAAGGTCTTCGCGCGCTCCGAGAACCTCAAGATCCACAAAAGGACCCACACAG GGGAGAAGCCTTTCCAGTGTGAGTTTGAGGGCTGCGACCGGCGCTTTGCCAACAGTAGCGACCGGAAGAAGCACATGCACGTCCACACCTCCGATAAGCCCTATCTCTGCAAGATGTGTGACAAGTCCTACACGCACCCCAGTTCCCTGCGGAAGCACATGAAG GTCCATGAGTCCTCCCCTCAGGGCTCCGAGTCCTCCCCGGCCGCCAGCTCGGGCTACGAGTCCTCCACGCCCCCGGGGCTGGTGTCCCCCAGCTCCGAGCCGCAGAGCAGCTCCAATCTGTctcccgcggcggcggcggcggcggcggcagc GGGCCACAGCGGCCTCTCCTCCAACTTCAATGAATGGTACGTGTGA